A single window of Synechococcus sp. CBW1004 DNA harbors:
- the psb29 gene encoding photosystem II biogenesis protein Psp29: MSEALTVADSKRAFHSAFPHVISPLYRRMTDELLVELHLLSRQRGFRPDPLFATGLVQVFDSFSKGYRPEGQREALFQALCTSSGFDAASLRRQQQEALQTLGQHSVEEVRQWIERQGEGAPAPLAEALASIRREDFHYSRLMAVGLLTLLEQAQGADAMDPQTLRQAAHEIGASMGLLRDRLDKDLSLYTSNLEKMAQAVELMEETVAAERRRRERQAAGDAPAAPGGDVSGEPAAPPTAG, encoded by the coding sequence GTGAGCGAAGCACTGACCGTCGCCGACAGCAAGCGCGCCTTCCACAGCGCTTTTCCCCACGTCATCAGTCCGCTCTACCGGCGGATGACAGATGAACTGCTGGTCGAACTGCATCTGCTCAGCCGCCAGCGGGGCTTCCGGCCTGACCCCCTGTTCGCCACCGGGCTTGTGCAGGTGTTCGACAGCTTCAGCAAGGGCTACCGGCCGGAAGGCCAGCGCGAGGCCCTGTTCCAGGCCCTGTGTACCTCCTCCGGCTTCGATGCCGCCAGCCTGCGGCGGCAGCAGCAGGAGGCTCTGCAGACGCTCGGGCAGCACTCCGTCGAAGAGGTGCGTCAATGGATCGAACGTCAGGGTGAGGGAGCTCCGGCCCCCCTGGCCGAAGCGCTCGCGAGCATCCGCCGTGAGGACTTCCACTACTCCCGGCTGATGGCGGTCGGGCTGCTCACCCTGCTGGAGCAGGCCCAGGGCGCCGATGCCATGGACCCCCAGACCCTGCGGCAGGCCGCCCACGAGATCGGTGCCTCGATGGGTCTGCTGCGGGACCGGCTCGACAAGGATCTCAGCCTCTACACCAGCAACCTCGAGAAGATGGCCCAGGCGGTGGAACTCATGGAGGAGACCGTCGCCGCCGAGAGACGCCGTCGCGAACGGCAGGCTGCCGGCGACGCCCCCGCCGCCCCTGGTGGTGACGTCAGCGGGGAACCCGCAGCCCCCCCGACAGCCGGCTGA
- a CDS encoding C39 family peptidase, which produces MRIGDTITPEEADAFFVTSLQERYWEPIAARIPFWQDMNALMQSALCSFAYNLGPAFYGSDGFGTISACLREKRWDDVPKALMLYMNPGSSVEAGLRRRRDAEGELWRKGLEQLKGRAPAAPSILLEAITETFLKKEKLDSSLLAPHQLVPVETGKQWKVERFLEADGNSQKVQLAYGAGQWWIYQPHWKPVGATLAPAAPVSASAVARQAGAAGGIDLKVPYLSQLDNRLNPYGSCNVTCVAMCLFFLGYPRRPGTQLEDELYQKLEDLGRSRHDPYDLQYLIGTYPGFKDIFRVDGGFRDIRTSIDAGNPVIVHGYFTRSGHIVVIRGYDDKGFIVNDPYGEWFSTGYDNSRSGERLHYSYGLIARTCSPESQGDPRHIWYHTVFRV; this is translated from the coding sequence GTGCGGATCGGAGACACGATCACTCCCGAGGAGGCTGATGCCTTCTTTGTGACCTCTCTCCAGGAGCGTTATTGGGAGCCCATCGCCGCCAGGATTCCCTTCTGGCAGGACATGAACGCTCTGATGCAGTCGGCGCTGTGTAGTTTTGCTTATAATCTAGGCCCTGCTTTCTACGGTTCTGATGGCTTTGGCACCATCAGCGCCTGTCTGCGGGAGAAGCGTTGGGATGATGTCCCGAAGGCCCTGATGCTGTACATGAATCCAGGCAGCAGCGTCGAGGCCGGTCTGCGCAGGCGTCGCGACGCTGAAGGCGAGCTTTGGCGCAAGGGCCTCGAGCAGCTGAAGGGTCGGGCGCCTGCTGCACCGTCGATCCTGCTTGAGGCGATCACTGAAACCTTCCTCAAGAAGGAGAAGCTTGACTCTTCGCTGCTGGCGCCACATCAGCTGGTTCCGGTCGAGACTGGCAAGCAGTGGAAGGTGGAGCGGTTCCTGGAGGCGGATGGAAACTCGCAGAAGGTTCAGCTGGCCTACGGAGCGGGGCAGTGGTGGATCTACCAGCCCCATTGGAAGCCTGTCGGCGCAACGCTGGCGCCTGCCGCACCGGTCTCAGCTTCGGCGGTGGCACGCCAGGCCGGAGCGGCGGGCGGCATTGATCTGAAGGTGCCCTATCTCAGTCAGCTGGACAACCGTCTGAATCCCTATGGCAGTTGCAATGTCACCTGCGTGGCGATGTGCCTGTTCTTCCTGGGCTATCCGAGGCGGCCGGGCACTCAGCTGGAGGATGAGCTCTATCAGAAGCTCGAGGATCTGGGTCGCAGCAGGCACGACCCCTACGATTTGCAGTATCTGATCGGGACTTATCCCGGCTTCAAGGATATTTTTCGCGTCGATGGTGGCTTCCGCGATATCCGGACCTCCATTGACGCTGGCAATCCTGTGATCGTGCATGGATACTTCACGCGGTCGGGTCATATTGTTGTCATTCGTGGCTACGACGACAAGGGTTTTATCGTCAATGATCCCTATGGCGAGTGGTTCAGCACTGGTTATGACAACTCGCGATCCGGCGAGAGACTGCATTACTCCTATGGCCTGATTGCCCGCACCTGTTCCCCGGAATCCCAGGGTGATCCACGCCACATCTGGTATCACACGGTCTTCAGGGTGTGA
- the recQ gene encoding DNA helicase RecQ, which produces MTAVPSDLHPDPAEVLQRVFGYAAFRGPQAGIVAHVVAGGSALVLMPTGGGKSLCYQIPSLCRPGVGVVISPLIALMQDQVEGLRQTGVSAAALHSALEGGEAAAVWRQLESGALNLLYVSPERLLSPGFLDRLAALPLALFAIDEAHCVSQWGHDFRPEYLQLAVLAERFAGIPRIALTATADPRTRDEIRERLRLQDGRVFLASFDRPNIRYLLRDKEDARSQLLAFLADRRGEAGIVYARSRSRVERFAADLQAAGFDAVAYHAGLSSEARSEALLRFRNRSGVIVVATIAFGMGIDKPDVRFVAHVDLPKSLEAYYQETGRAGRDGLPAVAWMVHGSGDVPQLRRFIEDSEAGEAQKRIEHGKLDALIGYSEASGCRRRVLLRHFGEELEQDCGNCDGCLEPQQLSDCTVMAQKALSAVYRTGARFGAAHLVDVLLGADTARIRELGHASLSVHGIGGELDRGQWRALFRQLVARGFLTSDAERRGGLAFGDDALVRPLLRGETRLELRLPPPARERRRPSAGERSSARPLQELPADAQQRFEALRQWRLEQARSQGVPPYVVFHDRTLIEIASRQPNDEAELAGVAGVGQAKLERYGASLLAALRELGD; this is translated from the coding sequence GTGACCGCCGTCCCCAGCGACCTGCATCCCGATCCCGCCGAAGTGCTGCAGCGGGTGTTCGGCTATGCCGCCTTCCGCGGCCCACAGGCCGGGATCGTCGCGCACGTGGTCGCGGGCGGGTCGGCGCTGGTGCTGATGCCCACCGGTGGCGGCAAATCGCTCTGCTATCAGATTCCCTCGCTCTGCCGGCCCGGCGTGGGCGTGGTGATCTCTCCGCTGATCGCCCTGATGCAGGACCAGGTGGAGGGTCTGCGCCAGACCGGCGTCAGCGCCGCCGCCCTCCACTCGGCCCTGGAGGGCGGGGAGGCGGCGGCGGTGTGGCGTCAGCTGGAGAGCGGCGCTCTCAACCTTCTCTATGTCTCTCCGGAGCGCCTGCTGAGCCCCGGCTTTCTCGATCGCCTGGCGGCACTGCCACTGGCCCTGTTCGCCATCGACGAGGCCCACTGCGTCTCGCAATGGGGTCACGATTTCCGGCCCGAGTACCTGCAGCTGGCGGTGCTGGCCGAGCGCTTCGCCGGCATCCCGCGCATCGCGCTCACCGCCACCGCCGATCCGCGCACCCGTGACGAGATCCGTGAGCGCCTGCGACTGCAGGACGGCCGGGTGTTTCTGGCCAGCTTCGATCGGCCCAACATCCGCTATCTGCTGCGTGACAAGGAGGACGCCCGCAGCCAGCTGCTGGCCTTTCTCGCGGACCGTCGCGGCGAAGCCGGCATCGTCTACGCCCGCTCGCGCAGCCGGGTGGAGCGCTTCGCCGCCGATCTGCAGGCCGCCGGTTTCGATGCGGTGGCGTATCACGCGGGCCTCTCGAGCGAGGCACGCTCAGAGGCGTTGCTGCGCTTCCGCAACCGCAGCGGCGTGATCGTCGTGGCCACGATCGCCTTCGGCATGGGCATCGACAAGCCCGATGTCCGCTTCGTGGCGCATGTGGATCTTCCCAAGAGCCTCGAGGCCTACTACCAGGAGACCGGCCGGGCCGGCCGCGACGGCCTGCCCGCCGTGGCCTGGATGGTGCACGGCAGCGGCGATGTGCCGCAGCTGCGGCGCTTCATCGAGGACTCGGAGGCCGGCGAGGCGCAGAAGCGGATCGAGCACGGCAAGCTCGACGCCCTGATCGGCTACAGCGAGGCCTCCGGCTGCCGCCGCCGGGTGCTGCTGCGCCACTTCGGCGAGGAGCTGGAGCAGGACTGCGGCAACTGCGACGGCTGCCTGGAGCCCCAGCAGCTCAGCGACTGCACGGTGATGGCGCAGAAGGCCCTCTCGGCTGTGTACCGCACCGGTGCCCGCTTCGGCGCCGCTCACCTGGTGGATGTGCTGCTCGGCGCCGACACCGCCCGCATCCGCGAGCTGGGCCACGCCAGCCTCAGCGTGCATGGCATCGGCGGCGAACTCGACCGGGGCCAGTGGCGCGCCCTGTTCCGGCAGCTGGTGGCCAGGGGATTCCTGACCAGCGATGCCGAACGTCGCGGGGGGCTGGCGTTCGGCGACGACGCTCTGGTGCGGCCGTTGCTGCGGGGAGAGACCCGGCTGGAGCTGCGGCTGCCGCCGCCGGCGCGGGAGCGTCGCCGTCCCTCAGCGGGGGAACGCAGCAGTGCCAGGCCGCTGCAGGAGCTGCCCGCCGACGCCCAGCAGCGCTTCGAGGCCCTGCGTCAGTGGCGGCTGGAACAGGCCCGCAGCCAGGGGGTGCCGCCCTATGTCGTCTTCCACGACCGCACCCTGATCGAGATCGCCAGCCGCCAGCCCAACGACGAGGCGGAGCTCGCCGGCGTGGCCGGCGTGGGTCAGGCCAAGCTGGAGCGCTACGGCGCGTCGCTCCTGGCGGCCCTGCGCGAGCTGGGGGACTGA
- a CDS encoding heavy-metal-associated domain-containing protein: MSAPGREAVASRHRTSEAAVVSLEARIRNWLLWLLLVIGPATPAWAGATGTRVELLLHGMDCSLCVQGLEQRLRSLPGAQQVLLDLERGRLSLQFRPGSMVADQTLRTLMRDAGFAVRQIRRSPVAP; this comes from the coding sequence ATGAGTGCCCCCGGCCGGGAAGCCGTGGCATCCCGTCACCGCACATCCGAGGCCGCCGTTGTCAGCCTCGAGGCCAGGATCCGGAACTGGTTGCTCTGGCTCCTGCTGGTCATCGGGCCGGCGACTCCCGCCTGGGCGGGGGCGACGGGCACCCGGGTCGAGCTGCTGCTCCACGGCATGGATTGTTCGCTCTGCGTCCAGGGCCTGGAGCAGCGGCTCCGCAGCCTGCCGGGTGCCCAGCAGGTTCTCCTGGATCTGGAGCGTGGTCGCCTGAGCCTGCAGTTCCGACCGGGAAGCATGGTCGCCGATCAGACCCTGCGAACCCTGATGCGCGATGCCGGCTTCGCGGTGCGGCAGATCCGCCGCAGCCCGGTGGCGCCTTGA
- the clpS gene encoding ATP-dependent Clp protease adapter ClpS, protein MQERQRVRQPYPNYRVIVLDDNINTFQHVVDCLVRHLPGMQPDRAWELAHRIDGEGSAVVWRGPQEQAELYHQLLGGEGLTMAPLERD, encoded by the coding sequence GTGCAGGAACGGCAGAGGGTGCGGCAGCCCTACCCCAACTACCGGGTGATCGTGCTGGACGACAACATCAACACCTTCCAGCACGTGGTCGACTGCCTGGTGCGCCATCTGCCCGGAATGCAGCCGGACCGGGCCTGGGAACTGGCCCATCGCATCGACGGCGAGGGATCGGCGGTGGTCTGGCGGGGACCTCAGGAGCAGGCCGAGCTTTACCACCAGCTCCTTGGTGGCGAGGGCCTGACGATGGCTCCGCTGGAGCGCGACTGA
- a CDS encoding DUF2103 domain-containing protein — MGRLVITHSTYLEGLIPLLRRLAEHASIDTVTPAVISRVRGRCVGLRLRVSTPITGGHKLVARRGSSAQEVFVVTGLDRETLQLELDRLAAEG, encoded by the coding sequence ATGGGCCGCCTGGTGATCACGCACAGCACCTACCTCGAGGGCCTGATCCCCCTGCTGAGGAGGCTTGCGGAACACGCCAGCATCGACACGGTGACGCCCGCGGTGATCAGCCGGGTGCGCGGACGCTGCGTCGGTCTGCGGCTGCGCGTCTCCACGCCGATCACCGGCGGCCACAAACTGGTGGCCCGCCGCGGCAGCAGCGCCCAGGAGGTCTTCGTGGTGACAGGACTCGATCGCGAGACCCTGCAGCTGGAGCTGGATCGCCTGGCCGCAGAAGGCTGA
- a CDS encoding 5-(carboxyamino)imidazole ribonucleotide synthase — MTISADPSSAPLRSMGIVGGGQLAWMLAEAAEGLGVDLHVQTPNGDDPATSRASSVVVAALDDVSATRLLAERCAAVSFENEWIPLDALAPLAVEGVQFVPSLQALEPLVDKRRQRQLLDALHLPTLRWCCLEETLQPPEPPLQGDGESGDAETVSASGEGSLAEWLQTRPAHDLQPSEPCLPEGFAFPVMAKATSGGYDGRGTRLLHGQADLEALLAEVKPSAWILEELVRFEQELALVACRDRHGRVELFPLVQTHQHRQVCDWVLFPAAVDHAVEAFARNIAASLLTALDYVGVLSIEFFYGPGGLQINELAPRTHNSGHYTIEACQTSQFAQQVRIVTGQPMGSTQPRLAGALMVNLLGTAAMASPEDVEDRLVRLRQLPGVHLHWYGKRGQRPGRKLGHLTIPLQAGSEEERRNECRRWLEQVRAIWPRFDSPAAARAA; from the coding sequence ATGACCATCTCTGCCGATCCCTCGTCAGCACCCCTGCGCTCGATGGGCATCGTCGGTGGTGGCCAGCTGGCCTGGATGCTGGCCGAGGCGGCTGAGGGCCTCGGTGTGGATCTGCATGTGCAGACTCCCAACGGAGATGACCCCGCCACCAGCCGCGCCAGCTCGGTGGTGGTGGCTGCCCTCGATGACGTCAGTGCCACCCGCTTGCTCGCCGAGCGCTGTGCCGCCGTCAGTTTCGAGAATGAGTGGATTCCCCTGGATGCGTTGGCCCCGCTCGCTGTCGAGGGGGTGCAGTTCGTGCCTTCGCTGCAGGCCCTGGAACCCCTCGTGGATAAGCGGCGCCAGCGGCAGCTGCTGGATGCCCTGCATCTGCCCACGCTGCGCTGGTGTTGCCTGGAGGAGACGCTGCAGCCACCGGAGCCGCCGCTGCAGGGTGACGGCGAATCGGGTGATGCGGAAACGGTATCTGCGAGCGGTGAGGGCAGCCTGGCGGAGTGGCTGCAGACCCGTCCCGCCCATGACCTTCAGCCTTCCGAGCCGTGTCTGCCGGAGGGCTTCGCCTTCCCGGTCATGGCCAAGGCCACCAGCGGCGGTTACGACGGCCGTGGCACCCGTCTGTTGCATGGCCAGGCCGATCTGGAGGCTCTGCTGGCCGAGGTGAAGCCCTCCGCCTGGATCCTCGAAGAGCTGGTCCGTTTTGAGCAGGAGCTGGCGCTGGTGGCCTGCCGGGATCGCCACGGCCGGGTGGAACTCTTTCCTCTGGTGCAGACCCATCAGCATCGCCAGGTGTGCGACTGGGTGCTGTTCCCCGCGGCGGTGGATCATGCCGTGGAGGCCTTCGCTCGCAATATCGCCGCCTCGCTGCTCACCGCCCTGGACTACGTCGGCGTGCTCTCGATCGAGTTCTTCTACGGCCCAGGTGGCCTGCAGATCAATGAGCTGGCTCCCCGAACCCACAACTCCGGCCACTACACGATCGAGGCCTGCCAGACGAGCCAGTTCGCGCAACAGGTCCGGATCGTCACCGGTCAACCGATGGGATCGACGCAGCCCAGGCTGGCAGGGGCGCTGATGGTGAATCTCCTCGGCACTGCTGCCATGGCCTCCCCCGAGGATGTGGAGGACCGGCTGGTGCGGCTGCGGCAGCTGCCCGGGGTGCATCTGCACTGGTATGGCAAGCGCGGGCAGCGACCGGGACGCAAGCTCGGCCATCTCACCATCCCGCTGCAGGCCGGCAGTGAGGAGGAGCGCCGCAACGAGTGTCGGCGCTGGCTGGAGCAGGTGCGCGCCATCTGGCCACGCTTCGACAGCCCGGCAGCGGCGCGCGCCGCCTAG
- the clpP gene encoding ATP-dependent Clp endopeptidase proteolytic subunit ClpP — translation MIPIVIEESGRGERAFDIYSRLLRERIIFLGEPVTAESANRVVAQLLFLEAEDPDKDIFLYINSPGGSVYDGLGIFDTMQHIKPDVQTVCVGLAASMGAFLLCAGAKGKRSSLTHSRIMIHQPLGGARGQASDIRIQADEILYLKDKLNRELSDRTGQPLDRIQTDTDRDFFMSPAEAVEYGLIDKVIEKRPVRPI, via the coding sequence GTGATCCCGATCGTGATCGAGGAGTCGGGTCGTGGCGAGAGGGCCTTTGACATCTACTCCCGCCTGCTGCGCGAGCGGATCATCTTTCTTGGGGAGCCGGTGACCGCTGAATCAGCCAACCGGGTGGTCGCCCAATTGCTGTTCCTGGAAGCCGAAGATCCGGACAAGGATATTTTTCTCTACATCAATTCCCCCGGCGGTTCCGTCTACGACGGACTGGGCATCTTCGACACGATGCAGCACATCAAGCCTGACGTCCAGACCGTCTGTGTCGGACTGGCGGCATCGATGGGGGCCTTTCTGCTGTGTGCCGGTGCCAAGGGCAAGCGCAGCAGTCTTACCCATTCGCGCATCATGATCCACCAGCCCCTGGGTGGAGCTCGCGGCCAGGCCAGTGACATCCGCATCCAGGCGGATGAGATTCTCTATCTGAAGGACAAACTCAACCGTGAGCTCTCCGACCGCACCGGTCAGCCGCTGGATCGGATTCAGACGGATACCGACCGTGACTTCTTCATGTCACCGGCTGAAGCTGTTGAGTACGGACTCATTGACAAGGTGATCGAAAAGCGCCCGGTGCGACCCATCTGA
- a CDS encoding CofH family radical SAM protein has translation MTGAARSADPSQAHCPPPPSASDLYGSPLPGLALALMQRRWTGVERERIRVAADALRRRLAGNTVTYVINRNLNSSNICRLRCGFCAFRRDEGEAGAYRLSLEQLGERAAEARRLGATELCLQAALDPQARLRGSHLAWAEQLLRHLAAAAPGAHLHAFSPQELLFFAQADRLPLDAVLLRLRQAGLGSVPGTAAEVLSERIRRVICPEKLSARAWVTVMLQLQRHGLTATSTLMGGHIEQAADRVAHLLTLVALQRHAWQHHNRGFSEFVLLPFIGASAPAPLRQRVGRDQPDTEAMLLLTAQARLLLGPWFVHHQPSWVKLTLPQAIEALRWGCDDIGGTLMEEHITTMAGAGGGTCQTPQDLQRAVCSIGRPVRQRTTLYGVPPVDDAFHPAATGLPS, from the coding sequence TTGACCGGTGCTGCCCGGTCAGCCGACCCGTCCCAAGCCCATTGCCCTCCTCCTCCGAGCGCTTCGGATCTGTACGGCTCGCCTCTGCCGGGACTTGCCCTCGCCCTGATGCAGCGCCGCTGGACCGGGGTCGAGCGCGAACGGATCCGTGTCGCCGCCGACGCACTGCGCCGCCGCCTGGCGGGTAACACGGTCACCTATGTGATCAACCGCAACCTCAACAGCAGCAACATCTGCCGGTTGCGCTGCGGTTTCTGTGCCTTCCGCAGGGATGAGGGCGAAGCTGGCGCCTATCGGCTTTCGCTGGAGCAGCTGGGTGAGCGCGCCGCGGAGGCCCGCCGGCTCGGGGCGACGGAGCTGTGCCTCCAGGCCGCTCTCGATCCCCAGGCCCGATTGCGGGGGAGTCATCTGGCCTGGGCGGAACAGCTGCTGCGGCATCTTGCGGCGGCAGCGCCCGGGGCACATCTCCATGCCTTCTCCCCCCAGGAGCTCCTGTTCTTCGCCCAGGCTGACCGCCTGCCTCTCGATGCGGTGCTGCTGCGCCTGCGGCAGGCGGGGCTGGGATCGGTGCCCGGCACCGCCGCGGAGGTGCTCAGTGAGCGCATCCGCCGGGTCATCTGCCCCGAGAAGCTCTCCGCCCGGGCGTGGGTGACGGTGATGCTCCAGCTGCAGCGCCATGGACTGACTGCCACCAGCACGCTGATGGGCGGCCACATCGAGCAGGCGGCCGATCGGGTCGCCCATCTGCTGACTCTCGTCGCCCTGCAGCGGCACGCATGGCAGCATCACAACCGCGGCTTCAGCGAGTTCGTGCTGCTCCCCTTCATCGGTGCGTCCGCGCCTGCGCCCCTGCGCCAAAGGGTCGGACGGGATCAGCCCGACACCGAGGCGATGCTCCTGCTCACAGCGCAGGCCCGGCTGCTGCTCGGCCCCTGGTTCGTCCACCACCAGCCCAGCTGGGTGAAGCTCACCCTGCCCCAGGCCATCGAGGCCCTGCGCTGGGGCTGCGACGACATCGGCGGGACCTTGATGGAAGAGCACATCACGACCATGGCGGGCGCCGGCGGCGGAACCTGCCAGACCCCTCAGGACCTGCAGCGGGCTGTGTGCTCGATCGGCCGACCCGTCCGCCAGCGCACCACCCTCTATGGCGTCCCGCCGGTTGACGACGCGTTCCATCCCGCCGCCACGGGTCTCCCGTCATGA
- a CDS encoding phenylpyruvate tautomerase MIF-related protein produces MPLIHIQTSAPAPADPSPLLRELSRELASLLGKPERYVMVLLSGGVPMQFGGTTAPCGYVEVKSIGQLDGDQPQRIIAAVCSLLERHLSLPGARVYIGFEDVPARLWGWDGSTFG; encoded by the coding sequence ATGCCCCTGATCCACATCCAGACCTCGGCGCCCGCCCCCGCCGATCCGTCGCCGCTGCTGCGGGAGCTCTCCCGTGAGCTGGCCTCCCTTCTGGGCAAGCCCGAGCGCTACGTGATGGTGCTGCTCAGCGGCGGGGTGCCGATGCAGTTCGGCGGCACCACCGCACCCTGCGGCTATGTGGAGGTGAAGAGCATCGGCCAGCTCGATGGCGACCAGCCACAGCGCATCATCGCGGCCGTGTGCTCCCTGCTGGAGCGTCATCTCTCCCTGCCGGGCGCCCGCGTCTACATCGGGTTCGAGGATGTGCCGGCCCGGCTGTGGGGCTGGGATGGCAGCACCTTCGGATGA
- the petN gene encoding cytochrome b6-f complex subunit PetN, producing the protein MLITLGWAALAATFTFSIAMVVWGRNGDNTLGF; encoded by the coding sequence ATGTTGATCACCCTCGGCTGGGCCGCTCTGGCCGCCACGTTCACCTTCTCGATCGCGATGGTTGTCTGGGGCCGCAACGGTGACAACACCCTGGGCTTCTGA
- the aroB gene encoding 3-dehydroquinate synthase, translating into MTTTPSPPREIGLRSIRVELSTNPYPILIGDGGLSQLGEQLLAQGFRAGTKVLVVTNPVVQEHYGAQALGSLQDAGFDAGTLVIEAGEDQKTPATVALIHDACFARKLERGSLIVALGGGVVGDMAGFAAATWLRGIAVVQVPTTLLAMVDAAIGGKTGVNHPGGKNLIGAFHQPRLVLIDPATLATLPEREFRAGMAEVIKYGVIGDAQLFGELKAAATRDPSAGLASQDAVGAGLLQSLLERSAAAKARVVAADEREGGLRAILNYGHTLGHVVETLCGYGTWLHGEAVAIGMVAAGELSLVRGLWSAEDQRRQREVIAAAGLPQRWPDLDPAAVLSCLQGDKKVREGRVRFVLPTGIGTVEIRDDSDSAAILAALERCS; encoded by the coding sequence ATGACCACCACGCCAAGCCCCCCGCGCGAGATCGGCCTGCGCAGCATCCGCGTGGAGCTGAGCACCAACCCCTATCCGATCCTGATCGGCGACGGCGGCCTGAGCCAGCTGGGAGAGCAGCTGCTGGCCCAGGGGTTCAGGGCCGGCACCAAGGTGCTGGTGGTCACCAACCCGGTGGTGCAGGAGCACTACGGCGCGCAGGCGCTGGGCTCACTCCAGGACGCCGGCTTCGACGCGGGCACGCTGGTGATCGAGGCTGGCGAGGATCAGAAAACCCCCGCCACCGTGGCGCTGATCCATGACGCCTGCTTCGCGCGGAAGCTGGAGCGGGGCTCGCTGATCGTCGCTCTCGGCGGCGGTGTCGTGGGCGACATGGCCGGCTTCGCGGCCGCCACCTGGCTGCGCGGCATCGCCGTGGTGCAGGTGCCCACGACCCTGCTGGCGATGGTGGATGCGGCGATCGGCGGCAAGACCGGCGTCAACCATCCCGGCGGCAAGAATCTGATCGGCGCCTTCCATCAGCCGCGGCTGGTGCTGATCGATCCCGCCACCTTGGCCACCCTGCCGGAGCGCGAATTCCGGGCCGGCATGGCCGAGGTGATCAAGTACGGCGTCATCGGCGACGCTCAGCTGTTCGGGGAGCTCAAGGCCGCCGCGACGCGCGATCCATCAGCCGGACTGGCCAGTCAGGACGCCGTGGGGGCTGGGCTGCTGCAGTCGTTGCTGGAGCGCTCCGCCGCCGCCAAGGCGAGGGTGGTGGCGGCCGATGAACGGGAAGGGGGCCTGCGGGCGATCCTCAACTACGGCCACACCCTCGGCCACGTGGTCGAGACCCTGTGCGGCTATGGCACCTGGCTGCATGGCGAGGCGGTGGCGATCGGCATGGTGGCCGCCGGCGAACTCAGCCTGGTGCGCGGTCTGTGGAGCGCCGAGGATCAGCGTCGCCAGCGAGAGGTGATCGCCGCCGCAGGGTTGCCGCAGCGCTGGCCGGATCTGGATCCCGCGGCGGTGCTCTCCTGCCTGCAGGGTGACAAGAAGGTGCGGGAGGGGAGGGTCCGCTTCGTGCTGCCCACCGGCATCGGCACGGTGGAGATCCGCGATGACAGCGATTCGGCCGCGATCCTTGCGGCTCTCGAGCGCTGCTCGTGA
- a CDS encoding carbohydrate ABC transporter permease — protein MPRPATARSSTLTAWAFLAPALLLLGLSVLIPALLALLMSFSRSGLDVSEPLQFVGLANFRRLLVDPMLQRVAVTTFVYLIGVVPPIVLGSLGLAVLVNRSLPGIHWFRGAFYTPVLVSLVVAAIAFRWLYAENGLINGWLSALLGSRFEPIGFLTSPLLALPSVMVVTLWKGLGYYMVIFLAGLQGIAPELYEAAALDGSEGWRCHRDITLPLLRPYITLVAVISAIGATKVFEEVYLMTQGGPADATRTIVYYVYDQAFSELEISYACTVGLALFLAVLLLSLVRYLFAGDRGLT, from the coding sequence ATCCCACGGCCGGCAACCGCCCGCAGCTCCACGCTCACCGCCTGGGCCTTCCTTGCCCCGGCGCTTCTGCTTCTGGGCCTCTCCGTGCTGATCCCGGCGTTGCTGGCCCTGCTGATGAGCTTCAGCCGCAGCGGACTCGATGTGAGCGAGCCGCTGCAGTTCGTCGGCCTGGCCAACTTTCGTCGCCTGCTGGTCGATCCGATGCTCCAGCGCGTCGCCGTCACCACGTTCGTGTACCTGATCGGAGTGGTGCCCCCGATCGTGCTCGGTTCCCTGGGCCTGGCGGTTCTGGTCAATCGCTCGCTGCCGGGCATTCACTGGTTCCGCGGCGCTTTCTACACACCGGTGCTGGTGTCTCTGGTGGTGGCGGCGATCGCCTTCCGCTGGCTCTATGCGGAGAACGGCCTGATCAATGGATGGCTGAGTGCGCTGCTGGGCAGCCGCTTCGAGCCGATCGGCTTCCTCACCTCGCCGTTGCTCGCACTGCCCTCGGTGATGGTCGTGACCCTCTGGAAGGGGCTTGGCTACTACATGGTGATCTTCCTGGCGGGTCTGCAGGGGATCGCCCCGGAGCTGTACGAGGCGGCGGCTCTTGATGGCAGTGAGGGCTGGCGCTGTCACCGCGATATCACCCTGCCTCTGCTGCGCCCTTACATCACGCTGGTGGCGGTGATTTCGGCGATCGGCGCCACCAAGGTGTTCGAGGAGGTGTATCTCATGACCCAGGGAGGCCCGGCGGACGCCACGCGCACGATCGTCTATTACGTCTACGACCAGGCCTTCTCGGAACTGGAGATCAGCTACGCCTGCACGGTGGGCCTGGCGCTGTTTCTGGCGGTGCTGCTGCTCAGCCTGGTGCGTTATCTGTTCGCGGGCGACCGTGGTCTGACCTGA